In Flavobacterium sp. CS20, a single window of DNA contains:
- a CDS encoding retropepsin-like aspartic protease, whose product MKIISLTLLIFVVSFSSLAQNYDGFIFHRPGKRKYKINFIDYNNLIIVKVKLNGIPMNFLLDTGVDKTVVFGLDDINNQIKNNSKKILIKGVSNAKTYAYKMKNNELEIGKLKDTNHTVYAIFDKSFNVSDKIGYQVQGIIGYEFFKTLIVKINYIKNHLKVYNPQFFSKSLNNYETLDLKLFKQKPYIRTSLQQYDIWREFTFLIDTGSGDAIWVHPKSDVKIPPLSFDDILGYGFADMIKGKRSKAQAFKLGSNLLKQPKIAYPDSLAYTGVSFAKNIGVLGSEILRRFHWIFDYNNLKIYFKPNHDIDKPFNYDMSGLILKYDGYQQIVQYQHVFSRAQVQHDNSTGYNKAQTVKSKLIIKKRPILKVGAVRLNSSAFEAGFIAGDQILKIEGRASYRYDLEEIFEILSSTEGREISFVIKRGGRTYTKSLTLRSRLKEVDD is encoded by the coding sequence ATGAAAATAATTTCTTTGACACTATTGATTTTTGTGGTGAGTTTTTCTTCGCTTGCACAAAATTATGATGGATTTATTTTTCACAGACCTGGTAAAAGAAAATATAAAATAAACTTTATTGATTACAACAATCTCATCATTGTTAAGGTTAAACTTAACGGTATTCCAATGAATTTTTTATTAGATACAGGTGTTGATAAAACTGTAGTGTTTGGTTTAGATGATATTAACAACCAAATCAAAAATAATTCAAAAAAAATATTGATTAAGGGCGTTTCTAATGCTAAAACCTATGCTTATAAGATGAAAAATAACGAGCTTGAAATAGGAAAACTTAAAGATACTAACCATACGGTTTATGCTATTTTTGATAAAAGCTTTAATGTGTCTGACAAAATTGGGTATCAGGTTCAAGGAATAATAGGTTATGAGTTTTTTAAAACACTAATTGTGAAAATTAATTATATAAAAAACCACTTAAAAGTATATAATCCTCAATTTTTTAGTAAATCTCTCAACAATTATGAAACACTTGATTTGAAATTGTTTAAACAGAAACCTTACATAAGAACCTCGCTTCAACAATACGATATTTGGCGTGAATTTACATTTCTTATTGATACGGGTTCTGGAGATGCTATTTGGGTTCATCCAAAATCTGATGTTAAAATTCCACCTTTGAGTTTTGATGATATTTTAGGTTATGGATTTGCTGATATGATAAAAGGGAAACGGTCTAAAGCTCAAGCTTTTAAATTAGGTTCAAATCTACTAAAACAACCCAAAATAGCCTATCCAGATAGTTTAGCATATACTGGCGTAAGTTTTGCTAAAAATATAGGGGTTTTGGGTTCTGAAATTTTAAGACGTTTTCATTGGATTTTTGATTACAACAATCTAAAAATCTATTTTAAACCAAATCACGATATAGACAAACCTTTTAATTATGATATGAGCGGTCTAATTTTGAAATATGATGGCTACCAACAAATTGTTCAATACCAACATGTCTTTTCCAGAGCTCAAGTTCAACATGATAATTCAACAGGTTATAACAAAGCACAAACTGTTAAGTCTAAATTGATTATAAAGAAAAGACCAATATTGAAAGTTGGTGCTGTAAGGTTGAATTCATCGGCTTTTGAAGCTGGTTTTATTGCTGGTGACCAAATTCTGAAAATTGAAGGTCGTGCGAGTTATCGGTATGATTTAGAAGAAATATTTGAAATTTTAAGCTCAACAGAAGGCAGAGAAATCAGCTTTGTTATAAAACGCGGTGGTAGAACATACACAAAGTCTTTGACCTTAAGAAGCCGATTAAAAGAAGTTGATGATTAA
- a CDS encoding DUF1573 domain-containing protein, protein MKTNFLILFLSITSIFYAQKISKLEFDSNSKDYGTLKYGEHAQCEFYITNTGKENVVIKSLKSNSRNIEFKLDDSLIKPGQKIKLVVIYNTENPDSIRKTITVFTDAKPSVYTLSLKGRVLPKP, encoded by the coding sequence ATGAAAACAAATTTTTTGATTTTATTTTTATCAATAACCAGTATTTTTTATGCCCAAAAAATCAGCAAATTAGAATTTGATTCAAATTCAAAAGATTATGGGACATTAAAATATGGCGAACATGCACAGTGTGAATTTTATATAACCAATACTGGCAAGGAAAATGTTGTCATAAAAAGTCTTAAATCTAATAGTAGAAATATCGAATTTAAGCTAGATGATAGCCTTATCAAGCCTGGTCAAAAAATCAAATTAGTTGTGATTTACAACACAGAAAATCCAGATTCGATACGAAAAACTATAACTGTTTTTACCGATGCTAAACCCAGTGTATATACATTAAGTTTAAAAGGTCGCGTCTTGCCTAAGCCTTAA
- a CDS encoding copper resistance protein NlpE N-terminal domain-containing protein yields MSCNNPKSTDQAKPVDKNLPIADNSRNALDWNGTYKGILPCADCIGIETQITLNQDLSYTKSMKYLSKNDSVYLTKGQFKWNDNGSKIYLDSSKKKAYQVGENKLFVLDQKGERISGNLEERFILNKLSSKNQWLETYWKLIEIDGKPIDVTTLQNEAHLIFKIQDSLVVGSGGCNRLSGRYSLSENNFIDISQMRSTLMACENMAIEQALSQAIQNVKQYKFYEDTLQFFDDSQNKKLTFIKF; encoded by the coding sequence TTGTCGTGCAACAATCCTAAATCAACAGATCAAGCCAAACCAGTTGACAAAAATTTACCCATAGCAGACAACAGCAGAAATGCTTTAGACTGGAATGGCACCTACAAAGGTATTTTACCTTGTGCAGATTGTATTGGAATAGAAACTCAAATCACATTAAATCAAGATTTGAGTTACACAAAATCAATGAAATATTTGAGTAAAAATGATAGCGTTTATTTGACAAAAGGTCAATTTAAATGGAATGATAATGGCAGTAAAATATACTTAGACAGCAGTAAAAAAAAGGCTTATCAAGTAGGTGAAAATAAGCTTTTCGTCTTAGACCAAAAAGGTGAAAGAATTTCTGGAAACCTTGAAGAACGCTTTATTTTAAACAAATTATCTTCAAAAAATCAATGGCTTGAAACCTATTGGAAGCTCATAGAGATTGATGGCAAACCTATTGATGTAACAACTTTACAAAACGAAGCTCACTTGATATTTAAAATTCAAGACAGTCTTGTAGTTGGCTCAGGTGGTTGCAACAGATTGAGTGGAAGATATAGTTTGAGTGAAAACAATTTTATTGATATTTCACAAATGCGAAGCACTTTGATGGCTTGTGAAAATATGGCAATTGAACAAGCTTTAAGTCAAGCTATTCAAAACGTAAAACAATATAAATTTTATGAAGATACACTTCAATTTTTTGATGATAGTCAAAACAAAAAATTGACATTTATAAAATTCTAA
- a CDS encoding sugar nucleotide-binding protein codes for MRILIIGASGFLGQALFKELNPYFDVFGTYFTSQKSYDSNRRYYQWNVESESISPILNAVKPDIILTSFKGAFSAQVEAYQEMISYVVRHHKKLMFISTSNVFDAFTNYPSYEYDKTLSGSIYGRFLIKIENALLRLPNAYYNILRLPMVFGKTSPRLQEILKLYDLNEAIDVFPKVIINATTDKKICQQTHYIINQNLQGVFHLGSSDLIHHKDLIEDICEINAIENPIFRNNYQSNQDRYLALLPKHNKLPENYQISIQDVINTSKIM; via the coding sequence TTGAGAATACTAATTATTGGAGCAAGCGGATTTTTGGGTCAGGCACTTTTTAAAGAGCTCAATCCTTATTTTGATGTTTTTGGAACCTATTTTACATCACAAAAAAGCTACGACTCCAATCGGAGATATTATCAGTGGAATGTTGAAAGTGAAAGCATCTCTCCTATTCTAAATGCAGTAAAGCCCGATATTATCCTGACGAGTTTTAAAGGTGCTTTCTCTGCTCAAGTTGAAGCTTATCAAGAAATGATCAGTTATGTAGTGAGACACCATAAAAAATTGATGTTTATATCAACGTCTAATGTGTTTGATGCCTTTACCAATTATCCATCTTACGAATACGACAAAACCCTTTCAGGTAGCATTTACGGTCGGTTTTTGATTAAAATTGAAAATGCATTATTGCGTTTGCCTAATGCTTATTATAACATTCTAAGGTTGCCCATGGTTTTTGGAAAAACATCGCCAAGACTTCAAGAAATTTTAAAATTATATGATTTAAATGAAGCTATTGATGTGTTTCCAAAAGTGATTATCAACGCCACAACCGACAAGAAAATATGTCAACAGACCCATTATATCATCAATCAAAATTTGCAAGGTGTTTTTCATTTAGGCTCTTCTGATTTGATACATCATAAAGATTTGATTGAAGATATTTGTGAAATCAACGCCATAGAGAACCCTATATTTAGAAATAATTATCAATCTAATCAAGATCGATATTTAGCACTTTTACCCAAACACAACAAATTGCCAGAAAATTATCAAATTTCTATTCAAGACGTTATCAATACTTCTAAAATAATGTAA
- the gcvT gene encoding glycine cleavage system aminomethyltransferase GcvT, which translates to MHKTALYQKHVDLGAKMVPFAGYEMPVSYEGVNAEHQNVRNHLGVFDVSHMGEFFVEGPETQDLLQYITSNDVSKLVDGQAQYTCLPNEKNGIVDDLIIYRFNAEKFLLVVNASNIDKDWKWINTHNTFDAKLRNASEDYSLLAVQGPKAIEAMQALTDVDLSAIKFYHFTEAKFAGADDVIISATGYTGDGGFELYVKNENAEQVWDKVLDAGKDYGIKPIGLAARDTLRLEMGFCLYGNDIDETTSPLEAKLGWITKFNTDFINKDNLLKQKEEGVERKLIAFELLDKGIPRKDYPILDTDNNPIGYVTSGTQSPSLNKAIGLGYVKTGFHQVDQKIFIQIRKKQVRAKVVKLPFYKK; encoded by the coding sequence ATGCACAAAACAGCTTTATATCAAAAACACGTTGATTTAGGTGCCAAAATGGTGCCTTTTGCAGGTTATGAAATGCCAGTCAGTTATGAAGGCGTCAATGCTGAACACCAAAACGTCAGAAATCATCTTGGTGTTTTTGATGTCTCTCATATGGGTGAATTTTTTGTAGAAGGTCCTGAAACTCAAGATTTGTTACAATATATCACCAGTAATGATGTCTCTAAACTCGTTGATGGTCAAGCCCAATACACTTGTTTGCCAAATGAAAAAAATGGCATCGTAGATGATTTAATTATATACCGATTTAATGCTGAAAAATTTCTCCTTGTCGTCAATGCATCTAACATTGATAAAGATTGGAAATGGATAAACACCCATAATACGTTTGACGCCAAACTGAGAAATGCCAGTGAAGATTACAGTCTTCTTGCCGTCCAAGGCCCAAAAGCTATTGAAGCCATGCAAGCACTAACCGATGTTGATTTATCAGCCATTAAATTTTATCATTTCACAGAAGCTAAATTCGCAGGAGCCGACGATGTCATAATTTCAGCTACGGGTTATACAGGCGACGGTGGATTTGAATTGTATGTCAAAAACGAAAATGCTGAACAAGTTTGGGACAAAGTTTTAGACGCTGGAAAGGATTATGGCATTAAACCCATCGGTTTGGCTGCACGTGATACTTTAAGACTTGAAATGGGCTTTTGTCTCTATGGCAATGATATTGATGAAACCACTTCACCACTTGAAGCTAAATTAGGTTGGATTACAAAATTCAACACTGATTTTATCAATAAAGATAATCTTTTAAAACAAAAAGAAGAAGGTGTCGAGCGCAAACTCATCGCTTTTGAATTGCTTGACAAAGGCATTCCACGAAAAGACTATCCTATTCTTGATACCGATAATAATCCTATTGGTTATGTTACTTCTGGCACACAATCTCCGAGCTTAAATAAAGCTATTGGATTGGGTTATGTCAAAACAGGATTTCATCAGGTTGACCAAAAGATTTTTATTCAAATCAGAAAAAAGCAAGTGCGTGCTAAAGTTGTAAAATTGCCGTTTTACAAAAAATAA
- a CDS encoding DUF2892 domain-containing protein, which translates to MRNRMVRGIAGSFVLISLLLAVYVNINWLWFTAFVGANLLQSSLTKWCLLEDILKKLGVKQ; encoded by the coding sequence ATGAGAAATAGAATGGTAAGAGGTATTGCTGGAAGTTTTGTGTTAATCAGTTTATTATTAGCTGTTTACGTCAACATCAACTGGTTGTGGTTTACCGCATTTGTCGGTGCTAATTTATTGCAATCGTCACTAACCAAATGGTGTTTACTTGAAGATATCTTAAAGAAGCTTGGGGTAAAGCAATAA